The following DNA comes from Sander lucioperca isolate FBNREF2018 chromosome 2, SLUC_FBN_1.2, whole genome shotgun sequence.
atcgatatattgcccagccctattcaTATGTATTGCACTTTGTAACTGCGTGTTTTTAAAAGTgccatataaataaagttttactTACTTGACCCATCTCACAACTCTTTTTAAAGGACAATACTGTATGCTCGCGTGTGACAATAAAACGTGTTCTCCCTGTGCCAGAGGCAAAGGCTGAAAGTAAGGACGATGACTCTGACTCTGAGGAGCGGGCCAGAGGAGCCGACGCCAGCCCTGCTGTTTCCTCTCAGCCACAGAGGGTCGCCATGTTCCCTGGGATGGACCCTTCAGCTTTAAAAGTGAGCCTCACTTGGGAATTTGTCATGATGTATTCACCAAATGTGCATGTTAACCAGTTCTGTCTAATGCTTCGTATCAGTTTctgcttaaaggtcccatggcatgaaaatttcacttttatgaggttttttaacattaatatgcgttcctccagcctgcctatggtcccccagtggctagaaatggcgataggtgtaaaccgagccctgggtatcctgctctgcctttgagaaaatgaaagctcagatgggccgatttGGAATCTtactccttatgatgtcataaggagaaagattacctcccctttctctgctttgcccgcccagagaatttggcccacccatgagagagagacatcatggctttcaaacgagcaaagtggcagttggtcaaggccacacccccaccctccaccttgcccccccccctctctcctcctcaatagctacagacacagaaatagcacatcctaaggaaagctcattgtgggactggctctagtggctgtaattctgcaccaaggctgaatttcgggaaagagtcttcagatacagtattaggggaccactaaggtctatataaaagagacttcagatacagtattaggggaccactaaggtctatataaaagagtcttcagatacagtattaggagaccactaaggtctatataaaagagtcttcagatacaatattaggggaccactaaggtctatataaaagagtcttcagatacagtattaggggaccactaaggcctatataaaagagtcttcagatacagtattaggggaccactaaggcctatataaaagagacttcagatacagtattaggggaccactgaggtctatataaaagcatccaaagagcaccatgtcatgggaccttttaatGTAGCAtgttaatgtatttatatatttattgtttcgCCCTCTCGTCATGTGTGGTATTCATGCAGAGAAGGTGTGTTTGAAGTTCTTACATGTGTCCCGTTCCTGTTGTCAGGCCCAGCTGAAGAAGAGGAGCGACTCTGACAATCAAATCGATGGACCCACTCCCTCTCCTTCCCAGCTTTCTCGCTCTCCCAAGTCCCCCTTTCTTCCCAGGGCAGCGCGTGTACTGCCCCCACCTGGCGGGAAAGAGAATGGGTAAGCTCCACAAGTTCAAGAgaacttgtttttcttttgagaCGAGAACTCGTCGGTGCATCGTTTAGCTCTTCGTCCCTGCATTCACTCTGCTGTCTGTGTCTCATCTGTGTAGTGAGGAGGACCCGCCCCAGTGGTTAAAAGAGCTGAAGTCCAAGAAGCGCTTGAGTCAGTATGAAAATGACGGCTAGGAAGTGAATGAGGTGAGCTAGTTTTTGAATGTTCTCTCCGTCTAAAACGGTGTtttcagggttcatacgttttgaaaaaaacctggaaaagttttggaatttgaaaaaatgcaaattccaggcctggaaatgttttggaaacattaaaggacccagaaagttttggaaaagtcatggaattttttttaacacagcataataatatgtgattaataaatgtattttcacgtcGTCTTAACCTCAACTTTCTATTCagggcgcgatattacgaatcccactatgaaccacatacattgtcattcattttattgttaaacctctgagggtaaactttaacacagatttgtattcttattgtataatgtagaggtgcaacgatgaatcgattaatcgattagttgtcaactattaaattaatcgccaactattttgataatcgattaatcgtttgagtcatttttttattaaaaaaataagatatcTCTGAtaccagcttgttaaatgtgaatatcttctagtttcttctctcctttgtgacagtaaactgaatatctttgagtttggacaaaacaagacatttgaggacgtcatcttaggctttgggaaacactgatccacatttttcaccatgttttgacatttttatagatcaaacaactaatataataatatcagATATCAATCAGATATCAAATAATCGACAGAtcaatcgactatgaaaataatcgttagttgcagccctagtataatGTTGACTGaaattttcaggaatacatagttgtggaaatttgccgaaaagtattggttaaaatgcgtatgaaccctggtgtttattaaacaacaaaaaagataaCACGATGATTTCCATTCGTGACCCCTGTTCTCCTCTCGCACTCCCTTCCAGGTTGCCTTAACAGAAGAATCTATGAAACAGAAGCCTTAACGTTCGACCCAGAGAGTAGGAGAGGTGAATCTACAGCTGCtgatgtattttttcttttttttctttctcaattttgtttatattctctTCCCATCTgggttgattaatgtgcatggTGCCTTTTTTTTATGGAGCGTCTCTGTcttatggaaaaaaagaaaaaagaaaagaaaagcaagcAAGGAGAAAAAGAACATCAGGCTGCTCTGCTTTATCCATTTCACACTGGAACCTGTTGACGCTCTTCTGCACCAGGAGGCCCCTTCACGTGAACACTTTAATAGGGACCAGGAGGAAGTCGGGAGGAAAAAGGCGATTATTGGCGACTATTTCCTGTCACGCTGCATTTCAGGAAATGGTTAACATGTGGGACCACTACGCCTCTTCATCCTGGATGTGCTTCCGTCACACGCCGGAGGACAATCCAGCCAGTCTTCCTCTTCGAGATGTTGCATCGGACATATACGTGTCCGTCAGTCAGCGGAGGTTGTTGACGGGAGTCACGCGAAGCGTTGCCATAGGATAACATTTCATACACTAATGATTTTCCTTCTTGAACACATAGATCAAATCACTGCTGAGTTGATTGCCAGCGAGCGTGTATATCATGTTAGTAACTGTAATCAGGAGATGTTATAGCTGTATTATCATTGATTTAACAGAGACGGAGAGCtagttttttaaaacattaagatGCATCACTACAATAGACTTTGTCACACTCCACAACCCTAACAGTGTCACAGTCgctgcatactgtatatatgtttttgtctaaatatatttttgtcttttgtggAAGGACGGGGGACTTTTGGCCAAGTGACTTTGCATCTGTCAATCATGCACACTCCTTATCAGCACAAATACACTCTTCAatcttctatatatatataaatatataaaaaacaatcaGCCGGTCTTCCCTCCTTTGACAGATTGAATGATTGTGGCTGTACACATTCATTATAAGCCATACGTTCAACTTGTAGCCCTCACACACTCCTCGATCATGTTTTGACAATGTTGTTTAATGTGCAATTTCCCTCGATTTTTGCCCCTAATTAATGTGCATGCACAATCTTTGCTGTCGAACCCGGCATTGCTCAAACTGACTGGCTCCGAGCGTCGGGCTCCAGCAGAGGGATGGTTTGTCCACTACATTGTTTAAATGACTCTACCCTCCTATAAACATTTGCACCCGCTTTTCAACTTGAACTGTAATCTTCCTCTCTCACACTGCGCTTCTATAAAGCACTTTGTCACTTGACGCACTACAGCACTGACCTCTTCCCCCCCTTTTGTGTCTCGTGCAATGCAAGCGAATGTGTTGAGGGAGTCTTCGGAGGGATTGTCCCTGGTTTCTACGTACATGACGTTTTTACTTTGTCATGAAATttaatgtttgattttttttttttttttttttatgtccttattggtccttttttttttatttgaaagtaAAGATGTATATTGCACTGTGTTGTTCTGGCCAGTGTCCTAAAGTGAGTACATTCTTAATAAAATTTACTTGACTTGAGCTACACATCTGTCTAGTGTTTCTCTGGCTAAGTTTAACCCTGtggtcataaaaaaaatatatatatatatacctgcaTTCGCTCAATTTCTCTGGGTATTTCTGTGATTGATGAGTGTGTGCACTCCTTAAAAACCTTAATTAAGCTTTAAAGTCGATTGAAACTCACAAATCACTTACTGAGTCTTATTTAGTCGAGCAAGGTGCGAATAAAATCAAAGCTCGAGTTTGATAAGGTTCTAAGATGTTAGTATTTGATCTTGCTGATCAATACTAACCCAAATATGCGAGAAAGGTGTGAGgaagttcagttcagttcagttgtgGTTGAGACTGGGTGTAGTCCCAGAGTGTGTGTacgtccgtgtgtgtgtttgtgctgagCGGGGCTGTTTGCTGAATCCTCTTGGCTCTCTCTGCGTGTGCCCGCACACAGTACTCACTGGCAGCCAGGCGCACAGGCAGGGCAGCGCGTGCCAACACAGCTGCCTATTGAGAGGCAGCGTTACGGACACAATGTGAGCGACAGACTTGCTGTATCAACAGCTCCCCCTTTTCTGCTGTTGTGGCCAGAAATAAACCATAAATACCCCCCCTGTCCCTGCCCTCTAATGGCTCAACCCCACCAAACACCAAgtggcacagaaaaaaaagagggacaCTACCACATCCTAGCAGGCATAACCCAGGTAAAAAAACCTCACTCTGGACGCAGTCGGTGTAATAAGTCCAATGCAATGGAGTTAGATGTTGCTGCATCAACTGGAGACACAGGTTTGGATGATTTTGGTATCCTGGATTGTAATGGAACCTACTTTGAAGGACTAATGAGTGTATACTTTAAGGGATGACGATATCATTTTTCTATCTTATTCAATTAATATAATAGAATCTTCGGCAAAATATTGCtactttattttttgggggTGAGTTATAAATTGCAATTGTGACATTGAGCTTTCCTTgtgcgtgtgttgtgtgtgtgtgtgtgtgtgtgtgtgctggaacATACATGCATGATGGATGGTGCTTTGCCTGTGCATATGCTGCTGGCCAAAAGTGGAGGAGCAGTGGATCAGGAGGATGTCGGAGCAGCAGAGTGCCCCGGAGCAGCTGGCTGCAGGGAAGAGCCAGGGTGGAGCTGGAGCCACATATAAGGTACTGGAACAACCTGGTTTGATGACTGAAGGATTGCACGCCTGGAGTGGTTTAGTGCAACCACAACAAGTCCAACTATTGGTCAAAAATCTCTTAAGAGTCTCTATTATGTAGCCTGGTGAGCAGACATCAGAATACAAGTTATTGTAAGTAATTCTACAGTATTTTGGGAGTATTCTGTGGATAGGTTCATAAGAACAATATGAGCCACTTTTATGAAGGCCTTTATCCAAACCACACCCAATGGGGACTGAGGTGAACCTGACTCCTCTCTGTATTGTTGCCATGCTGCTGAATATCCATCTTTACGGTCCCTCTCTGTGATCCAGGTGTTGCTGTTTGAGTTTGAGAACTTCCAGGGCAGCAAGGCGGAGTTTTCATCAGACTGTAAAGATGTGACAGAGAAGGGACTGGAGAAGGTTGGATCTGTCATAGTTGAGTCAGGACCGTAAGTAATGCTCAATGTTTAATTCATGTCTAAGAAAATGTTTGATGTGGTGTCACATCAGTGTATTTAGTGTAAACTAAAActcttttttccccttttatTCCTATCATTCCTATCTTCCTTTTCCTCTCAGCTGGGCGGCTTATGATCGGCATGGCTTCACAGGGGAGCAGTTTATTCTGGAGAAGGGCGAGTATCCACGCTGGGACACTTGGACCAACAGTCAGAACAGCTACTCCCTCTTGTCTCTAAGGCCACTCACAGTGGTAGGTGACGAGTCCCAATACGAAACTGACACTGTAGCCATAAAGCTCCAGAAATGTGCAGGGTTTTAAATATGAGCTGCCCACACATTACTTCCctacacactatatatacatCATTGTTTTACCTAGTCAACATCTACTGGAGACATCTAAAAAATGTATCTCTGTGTCTATTTCTCCTCTATAGGACAGTGCCGAACACAAGCTACATCTGTATGAGAACCCTGGATTTACTGGTAGAAAGATGGAGattgttgatgatgatgtgCCCAGTTTGTGGGGCCACGGTTTTCAGGATCGTGTGGCAAGTGTCAAGGCTCTTAACGGAACGTAAGACTCCCTACATTCCCCCTTTCATCCCTATGTCACTTCCTTTCTAGTGTGAATcttgtttttctattttatcTGCCTTACCTTACTCAAAACACTATGTATTGTCTAACAGTGTTGTGAGGCTATTGTGAGACATGcatcacgttttttttttttctttcttccagatgGGTCGGCTACATGTATCCAGGCTACAGGGGGCGCCAGTTTATCTTCGAGAGAGGAGATTTCAAGCACTGGAACGACTGGGAGGCCCCTGCACCTCAGATCCAGTCTGTCCGACGTGTGCGGGACATGCAGTGGCACAAGAAGGGCTGTTTCACTGTCCTCGACCCAGCTCCGGCTCCCGGCCCAGGACCCGACCCCGACCCCGCCCCAGCACCTCCTGCCCCTCCTGCCACAGCTGGAGCCAGCTGAGCAGGATCCTCACACAACTCCCGCCCCCCTCCCACAGCCTCACCCCACACTGCCGACAGTGCCTGCCCTCTGCCTTAACCTGACCATGGCAAACGCTGCTTGTGCCCAAAGAGGAGTGCCATGTATACGTTTCAGTGGCGAATAAAAGTTGTTTGACCTGGAATTGGCCCTTTTTGTTGGTGATGTCATAAGTCAAGATGGAAAATGGCTTTAACTGAAATAGTACAGATTTGGAAAAACACTATCAGAGatgtaaaactgacatttatGTGGAaataatgtagcctacatttggCAGATATTTTTCCTCAAGATAAACTGCAGATGTGTTTCGAATTAAATTCATTTTCAAGTCATGTTTTGCCACTTTTGCTGCTTGTGTTTTCCAATTTTAGTCAGACAGCTGAAAGCCTCATCCAGCTGTAGGAGCACATGCAGTGAATATGTGGATATATACGCATCTGCTTAACAGCAATGGAAGTGATGTCATACTTTATGTATGCTTGCTATTAAAACAGAGTGCACTGCATTCCCTTCCATAGTCGTCATTGTGCATTTGATGGTTGATGATCCTCATGATGAACGGTCACCAAGTAAACATTAGGAACTGATAACATCTATGTTAAACTCATGTGAGTCAATTATGAGTGTAGTTTGGATAAGTTAAATATTTGCCTTCTGATAATAATGAGCTCAGATCtgtgttgcacaatccaaatagATTCCATCTGCATACATGATTACTTTTTGTGATTTCTATTAAGTAGATATTAAATATAGacataaacattattaaaaacagAGAATAGACCAGCATAACATATCAttgttttcctctgtctcctgcATTGCTCCCCTATCCTTTCGATTTGCTCACGCCAGTAATAAATACTTGCAAAACATGCAGCTGTGAGCACATCTGTAGCATACAGATAtatgtgaacagtgttttccctaggtttgtggaagaatTAGGTGCACGTATTTGGCTGGGGGTttcctccctcaagaaaatgttaagtTTTTCACAGAAAGAATAttcaatttcacatcattttagACCTTTActattaccatatctgtgtctaaaacattggaaaagctagagcagataataaataggTAAAGCTCAAAAAACTTAAAGACAAATGTGCtagtccactggggaccaactacaatcattagctctgagtcatttagttagttttgatgctcacattgatttcaCATTCATTGGGCTTACAGTAGGTGGTGCCCGAATCGACTTGGGTACTAAGCCttataatggtagggaaaaccctggTGAATATATTCTTGTAGTTCTCAGTGTGGATTGTGGACTATTTCTGGGCTGCAGTATCACTTTCCTGCACTTATATCTGTGTCTTTCACTGGAGCATAACGCCTTGTTGTCATGAGCTCTAACACTCGGATCCCTAATTCAGACGTACACAAACAAGTTGCACTACAACATGGAGCCGACTTTTCGCACCCTTAAATTCTTTGACAGAACTCTCGATACATGTATATTCTTCATAAACGGTAGATGTAAGCTCAGGCCTCTGTTTTGAATCATCAGATGACAGATGTTATAAAACAGCTCAGTTTTACTCGAGTCTCTAGCCTCTGCCTTGAGGATACAACCAGATATTGATCACAAAGCTTGCCTGTAATCTCAAGAAAACCACAAAGAAGGAATTAGTGCTCTCCCATACAGTCTTTTTCTGTGACCTATTGAACTGAAATTAAGTGTAATGAAGTGAAAAAACATACGATATCTCATCAGAATAGTCACTgcctctttattttttatatctATAGCGAGTGTGTCTCAAACTCTTCTCATAAAAGCACATTCCGCTGTGTGCCTTTTATGACAATACATGATGAAACATGATTTGCATGCACCACAAACTGTTCACTGAAGCATTTCTGGCTGTGAGTTAATGTTCTGCGTTCTATTAGGTGGAGTTATCTACAGGATACAGGAGCATTTCAGACGAAACATTGGGTAGTTTtagaaaattgatgccgaagaGCCTCGGTCTCCATCAGTCATATTGGACTCTATTCATTCTCTGTCACATCAATCAGATcttcaacatgtttttttttggaaatgtaAGCACAGCTACAAGAACACATGGAAACTTGGATTTTTCTTTTCACATTGCCTCACCTACACAAATCTTTTTGTACATTTCCCGCGAGGTCATTGCCAGGTCAGTTTAGCGGCCCTGGAGCTATACGGGTGCATTTGCTTTCTGAAGGCTGCAGCACAGCACAGCCATGATGGGGATcaactgagatgtaacactcCCACCAGCAGATGTGGAGAGGGGCT
Coding sequences within:
- the LOC116050600 gene encoding beta-crystallin B3-like isoform X2, which produces MSEQQSAPEQLAAGKSQGGAGATYKVLLFEFENFQGSKAEFSSDCKDVTEKGLEKVGSVIVESGPWAAYDRHGFTGEQFILEKGEYPRWDTWTNSQNSYSLLSLRPLTVDSAEHKLHLYENPGFTGRKMEIVDDDVPSLWGHGFQDRVASVKALNGTWVGYMYPGYRGRQFIFERGDFKHWNDWEAPAPQIQSVRRVRDMQWHKKGCFTVLDPAPAPGPGPDPDPAPAPPAPPATAGAS
- the LOC116050600 gene encoding beta-crystallin B3-like isoform X1 is translated as MAQPHQTPSGTEKKEGHYHILAGITQVKKPHSGRSRCNKSNAMELDVAASTGDTVEEQWIRRMSEQQSAPEQLAAGKSQGGAGATYKVLLFEFENFQGSKAEFSSDCKDVTEKGLEKVGSVIVESGPWAAYDRHGFTGEQFILEKGEYPRWDTWTNSQNSYSLLSLRPLTVDSAEHKLHLYENPGFTGRKMEIVDDDVPSLWGHGFQDRVASVKALNGTWVGYMYPGYRGRQFIFERGDFKHWNDWEAPAPQIQSVRRVRDMQWHKKGCFTVLDPAPAPGPGPDPDPAPAPPAPPATAGAS